One Elusimicrobiota bacterium DNA segment encodes these proteins:
- a CDS encoding histidine kinase N-terminal 7TM domain-containing protein produces the protein MNVFSDSLIVSAFLSLSLAFFVLAQGVQKRLNRSWFLACLGGSVWCFGLGMCVRSTDVAHAILWQKIFYSGVIVLAVAFLHFVGIFLNRSFHKAIWSALAVAVPLMMLNWMGRLALVAPAGPFNFYTVPLPPFYVYTVFFFVVICYSQWQLFLSCRAASGKRRNQILYVLVGMLISFSGGATTFPLIFGWNVFPFGIFVIPVYVLSVSYAIVRHQLMDINVIIRKTAIYSLVTGLLAGLYFAMAFTSARLIAGRSASPSFLSSGIAAAVIAFLFHPLRVRIQRFVDRFFLQETVNRERKLLELSNEILRQKSPEALTDLLMRLIEEAVHPTVAALYFRKAGGKDYERVTPPSEELDQDISESLPWVAALGAYGQPVLPSHLPQEVFPEVPVSLLEEMSRRHLAGVFPLISSGELLGFLLLGEKRSDDVYSNEDLLLLQNAVNQTTVAYERYLLNKGLQEAPQTLQKMASSFVHEIKTP, from the coding sequence ATGAATGTGTTTTCCGATTCCCTTATCGTCAGCGCCTTCTTGAGCCTGTCGCTGGCCTTTTTTGTGCTGGCGCAAGGGGTTCAAAAACGGTTGAACCGCAGCTGGTTTCTGGCCTGCTTGGGGGGATCCGTGTGGTGTTTTGGGCTGGGGATGTGCGTTCGTTCAACGGACGTGGCTCATGCGATCCTCTGGCAGAAGATTTTCTACAGCGGCGTGATTGTTTTAGCCGTCGCGTTCCTCCATTTTGTCGGGATCTTTCTCAATCGGTCATTCCATAAGGCCATCTGGAGTGCTTTGGCAGTGGCTGTGCCGTTGATGATGCTGAACTGGATGGGCCGTCTGGCTCTGGTGGCACCTGCGGGCCCCTTCAATTTCTACACCGTTCCGTTGCCCCCGTTTTATGTTTACACGGTGTTCTTCTTCGTGGTCATTTGTTACAGCCAGTGGCAGCTGTTCCTGAGTTGCCGTGCTGCTTCAGGAAAGCGTCGCAATCAGATTCTCTATGTCCTGGTCGGGATGCTCATCTCCTTCTCTGGCGGAGCGACGACATTCCCTCTGATATTCGGGTGGAACGTTTTTCCTTTCGGGATCTTTGTGATTCCCGTATATGTCCTGAGTGTCAGCTACGCGATTGTCCGGCATCAGCTGATGGATATCAACGTCATTATCCGCAAGACCGCCATTTATTCGCTGGTCACCGGGCTCCTGGCCGGCCTCTATTTCGCGATGGCGTTCACCAGCGCGCGGTTGATTGCAGGAAGATCCGCGTCTCCTTCGTTCCTGTCATCGGGCATTGCGGCCGCTGTCATTGCTTTCTTGTTTCATCCGCTGCGTGTTCGGATCCAGCGTTTCGTGGACCGGTTTTTCCTGCAGGAAACCGTGAACCGGGAACGAAAGCTTCTGGAACTCTCAAACGAAATCCTTCGACAAAAGAGCCCCGAGGCCTTAACGGACCTGCTGATGCGCCTGATTGAAGAGGCGGTTCATCCCACCGTGGCGGCCCTCTACTTTCGAAAGGCTGGGGGCAAGGACTATGAACGGGTGACACCCCCGTCTGAGGAGCTGGATCAGGACATCTCGGAAAGCCTTCCCTGGGTGGCCGCTTTAGGTGCCTATGGCCAGCCGGTCCTTCCATCCCATCTCCCGCAGGAGGTTTTCCCGGAGGTCCCGGTGTCGCTTCTGGAGGAAATGTCCCGGCGGCATCTAGCCGGTGTTTTTCCGCTCATCAGCAGTGGGGAATTACTCGGGTTTCTGCTTCTGGGCGAAAAGCGATCGGACGACGTTTACTCGAATGAGGATTTGTTGCTTCTGCAGAACGCGGTCAACCAGACGACCGTGGCGTATGAGCGATATCTGTTGAACAAGGGGTTGCAGGAAGCCCCTCAAACGCTGCAGAAGATGGCTTCCAGCTTTGTGCACGAGATCAAAACGCCGA
- a CDS encoding ATP-binding protein, whose product MSIYALSSLIASVYCFLIGFIALFKKHNTQVVLFSLVACGIAVWSSYSFLSQMCPVDLQLPIVQSVYAVACIVPTLFLAFVLSVLERPLWCRSIQGSLAASVFFILSLLSNRLIKAVHIINGASSLDVGLLYAFFVVFFSVVCGYPIWLLFQGARFAPPAQKNKLKYIFLSFLVAYVSGGLHFVSVYAHWEPVPHDVFLVIFATIFAYAVLKHRLMDISIVIRRTLIYSVVTGTLTLVYFSIVILLSHVLKGWMRSTTVLSYFAACVIAFLFYPVRSRVQRFIDKRFFRDAIDREKMLLELSDEITRQKTPEEMSQPLAQVFTDAFHPKRMVLYLRSPEKGTFHRVSSISPGFDDEMPVENPWTSYFSYYPQPLLQNLLSMHSGTSRAEVMETVAHAMRRLQIAAAFPLLSPRDLLGYLLIGEKKSEEPYNEEDLLLLRNAVNQMAMAYERYLLNKGLQEAPQTLQKMASSFVHEIKTPMANIKMPADVLKLLLADLASGKRSLDDVLPKLRNYVDYIREQTMAASDKVDAIRQMSKQQKEHFVPLMPGEVIRTSLATLDQIVRQSQVTLEMDVPEDLPAVLGDARQLGIVFMNLAKNGIEAMTQRGGCSSRCLKIAGRQDGEWVIVTVSDSGPGIEPEDMNRLFNAYFSTKGTTGTGMGLFLAQEVIKAHGGTIHVESEVGQGTVFVVRLPVHTLPSGGGTSV is encoded by the coding sequence ATGTCCATTTACGCTCTCTCGTCGCTTATCGCCAGTGTTTACTGCTTCTTGATCGGGTTCATCGCCCTGTTTAAAAAGCACAACACACAGGTTGTACTTTTTAGTTTAGTGGCCTGCGGGATTGCCGTATGGTCTTCTTATTCCTTCCTCAGTCAAATGTGTCCGGTAGACTTGCAGTTGCCCATCGTTCAATCCGTGTATGCTGTTGCCTGCATTGTGCCCACGTTATTTCTGGCGTTTGTTCTATCGGTTCTGGAACGTCCACTTTGGTGCCGTTCAATCCAGGGCTCTCTGGCGGCTTCCGTTTTTTTCATCCTTTCATTATTGAGCAACCGTTTGATCAAGGCGGTTCACATTATCAACGGCGCCAGTTCCCTGGACGTGGGACTCCTGTACGCCTTTTTTGTTGTCTTTTTTTCCGTGGTGTGCGGGTATCCGATTTGGCTTTTGTTTCAAGGCGCCCGTTTCGCGCCGCCCGCCCAAAAAAATAAGTTGAAGTATATTTTCCTCTCATTTCTCGTCGCTTACGTCTCCGGGGGCCTCCACTTCGTGTCCGTTTATGCCCACTGGGAGCCGGTTCCGCATGATGTTTTTCTGGTTATTTTCGCCACGATATTCGCGTACGCTGTTCTCAAACACCGGCTGATGGATATCTCGATCGTCATCCGGCGGACGCTGATCTATTCGGTGGTAACCGGGACCTTGACCCTGGTCTACTTTTCGATAGTCATTCTTTTAAGCCATGTGCTTAAGGGGTGGATGAGGTCGACCACGGTGTTGTCTTATTTTGCGGCTTGTGTTATCGCGTTCTTGTTCTATCCGGTACGCAGCCGAGTCCAGAGATTTATCGATAAACGATTTTTTCGAGATGCCATTGATCGGGAAAAGATGCTTCTGGAGTTATCGGATGAAATCACGCGGCAAAAAACACCGGAAGAAATGAGCCAACCCCTGGCGCAGGTTTTCACGGACGCCTTTCATCCCAAACGAATGGTTCTTTATCTGCGCTCGCCCGAGAAAGGGACCTTTCATCGGGTTTCCTCAATTTCTCCCGGTTTCGACGACGAAATGCCGGTGGAAAATCCTTGGACGAGCTATTTTAGTTATTACCCTCAGCCGCTCCTTCAAAACCTTTTGAGTATGCACTCCGGCACCTCCCGGGCAGAGGTGATGGAGACGGTGGCTCATGCGATGCGCCGTTTACAAATAGCGGCCGCATTCCCGCTGTTGAGTCCGCGGGATTTGTTGGGCTATCTGCTGATCGGTGAAAAAAAGTCAGAAGAGCCTTATAACGAAGAAGATTTGCTCCTCCTGCGCAACGCGGTGAATCAGATGGCCATGGCGTATGAGCGATATCTGTTGAACAAGGGGTTGCAGGAAGCCCCTCAAACGCTGCAGAAGATGGCTTCCAGCTTTGTGCACGAGATCAAAACGCCGATGGCCAACATCAAAATGCCGGCGGATGTTTTAAAGTTACTTTTAGCTGATCTGGCGAGCGGGAAACGGTCTTTGGATGACGTGCTTCCGAAACTGCGCAACTATGTGGATTATATTCGGGAACAAACCATGGCCGCCTCGGACAAGGTGGACGCGATCCGGCAGATGTCGAAGCAGCAAAAGGAGCATTTCGTGCCGCTGATGCCCGGAGAGGTGATCCGAACAAGTTTAGCCACGCTGGATCAGATCGTCCGGCAGAGCCAGGTCACGCTGGAGATGGATGTGCCGGAAGACCTGCCTGCGGTTCTGGGGGATGCGCGGCAGTTGGGGATCGTGTTCATGAATCTGGCGAAGAACGGGATTGAGGCGATGACGCAGCGCGGGGGATGTTCTTCCCGGTGCTTGAAGATAGCCGGTCGGCAGGACGGCGAGTGGGTCATCGTTACGGTGAGTGACAGCGGCCCCGGGATTGAGCCGGAGGACATGAACCGGTTGTTTAACGCGTATTTCAGCACCAAAGGAACAACCGGGACTGGGATGGGGTTATTTCTGGCGCAGGAAGTGATTAAAGCGCATGGGGGGACCATCCACGTCGAGAGCGAAGTCGGCCAGGGAACGGTTTTTGTGGTCCGTTTACCCGTCCACACGCTACCTTCCGGGGGCGGGACCAGCGTATGA
- a CDS encoding uracil-DNA glycosylase, which yields MSQDPKAFLKDAKQWVEQERVWDDLIFAPSVAVAEAAPRQAPLAHPDKAAVLQALYEQYKNCQLCPLGATRIKFVFGVGNPETKVLFIGEGPGYEEDRRGEPFVGKAGQLLDKIMASIGLNRQNAYIANIVKCHPMQNPQAPEARGNDRAPNAVEVEACLSILRQQIVIIQPLFIVTLGSPSTRTLLQTSEGITKLRGRLFPFPVDRFYPTELGAPPLPEALQRTQVLPTYHPAALLRNPDLKKDVWTDMKLLRDLLR from the coding sequence ATGAGCCAGGACCCCAAAGCCTTCCTGAAAGACGCCAAGCAATGGGTCGAACAGGAGCGGGTCTGGGATGATTTAATTTTTGCTCCTTCTGTTGCCGTTGCGGAAGCCGCTCCTCGCCAGGCTCCTCTTGCCCATCCGGATAAAGCAGCTGTCCTTCAAGCGCTTTACGAGCAGTACAAGAACTGCCAGCTCTGCCCGCTGGGCGCGACCCGCATCAAGTTCGTTTTTGGCGTGGGAAACCCTGAAACCAAGGTGTTATTTATCGGAGAGGGGCCCGGTTACGAAGAAGACCGCCGGGGCGAACCCTTCGTCGGGAAAGCGGGCCAGCTGCTCGACAAGATCATGGCGTCCATCGGCTTGAACCGCCAGAACGCCTATATCGCCAATATCGTCAAATGCCATCCCATGCAGAACCCGCAGGCGCCCGAGGCGCGCGGCAACGATCGCGCTCCGAATGCTGTCGAGGTGGAGGCCTGTCTTTCGATCCTGCGCCAGCAGATCGTCATTATTCAGCCCCTGTTTATAGTGACGCTCGGATCGCCGTCCACCCGGACTCTCCTGCAGACGAGCGAGGGGATCACGAAACTGCGCGGCCGTCTCTTCCCCTTTCCGGTTGACCGGTTCTATCCGACGGAACTCGGCGCTCCACCGCTGCCGGAAGCGCTCCAGCGGACGCAGGTGTTGCCCACCTATCACCCGGCCGCCCTGCTGCGCAATCCCGACCTGAAAAAAGACGTCTGGACCGATATGAAGCTCCTCCGTGATCTCCTTCGGTGA
- a CDS encoding phosphopantothenoylcysteine decarboxylase → MPNKKRLNTIKGKKVLITAGPTREYLDPVRFLSNASSGTMGIALARIAHELGAEVTLILGPVDSGRQESLAAENGNKGITVVPVITAQEMEAAVDKHLLDTQIFIGAAAVSDYRPLSFHKQKIKKASDPLSIQFVPNPDIIAKVARRTPDRPYVVIGFALETRDLIENAQKKLRDKGLDWIVANRETSIGKKRGAATLLSRWGERIPLGTMSKTELARKIWEALLLRPAI, encoded by the coding sequence TTGCCAAATAAGAAACGTCTCAACACGATCAAAGGTAAGAAAGTTCTCATTACCGCCGGGCCCACGCGGGAGTACCTGGATCCGGTCCGGTTCCTTTCCAATGCGTCCAGCGGGACCATGGGGATCGCGCTGGCCCGGATCGCGCATGAGCTGGGGGCGGAGGTCACGCTGATTCTCGGGCCTGTGGATTCCGGGCGCCAGGAAAGTCTGGCGGCTGAAAACGGCAACAAGGGGATTACGGTTGTGCCGGTGATCACCGCTCAGGAGATGGAAGCGGCTGTCGACAAGCATCTTTTGGACACCCAGATTTTTATCGGCGCCGCCGCTGTGTCGGATTACCGGCCGCTCAGCTTCCATAAACAGAAAATCAAGAAAGCGTCGGATCCGCTCTCCATTCAGTTCGTTCCCAATCCGGATATCATCGCCAAAGTGGCCCGGCGTACCCCAGACCGACCGTATGTGGTCATCGGGTTCGCGCTCGAAACCCGTGATTTGATTGAAAACGCCCAGAAGAAGCTGCGGGATAAGGGTTTGGATTGGATTGTGGCCAACCGGGAAACGAGCATCGGCAAAAAACGAGGAGCCGCCACGCTTCTGAGCCGGTGGGGGGAACGCATTCCGCTGGGGACCATGTCCAAAACCGAGCTGGCGCGCAAAATCTGGGAAGCCCTCTTGCTGCGTCCCGCCATATGA
- a CDS encoding flavoprotein yields the protein MIILGVTGSLAAYKAVEILRLLTKAGQEVHVLMTEAATRFVGPLTFQAISGHPVLTDTLDPKGWQMAHLDLPESASVMLVAPASANILAKLAMGLADNILTAAALAIPRTEKGKLKVPFFIAPAMHAGMWRHPATQANVKTLKGYGYQFIGPVRGPLGRQADEGTGRLEEPQLIVSKVLNVLAK from the coding sequence ATGATTATTCTGGGGGTTACGGGGAGCCTCGCGGCTTACAAGGCGGTTGAAATCCTGAGGCTTCTGACTAAAGCCGGGCAGGAGGTGCACGTGTTGATGACGGAAGCGGCCACGCGTTTTGTGGGGCCGCTGACGTTTCAAGCGATCTCCGGCCATCCCGTGCTTACGGATACGCTTGATCCGAAAGGATGGCAGATGGCTCATCTGGATCTGCCGGAGAGCGCCAGCGTGATGCTCGTGGCGCCGGCGAGCGCGAATATCCTCGCGAAGCTGGCCATGGGGCTTGCGGACAATATCCTCACGGCTGCTGCGCTGGCGATCCCGCGCACGGAAAAGGGGAAGCTCAAGGTGCCGTTCTTTATCGCGCCGGCCATGCATGCGGGGATGTGGCGCCATCCTGCGACCCAGGCCAACGTGAAAACGTTGAAAGGGTACGGTTATCAGTTCATCGGTCCCGTCAGAGGACCTCTCGGACGCCAGGCAGACGAAGGCACAGGTCGCTTGGAAGAACCTCAGCTGATTGTCTCGAAGGTATTAAACGTCCTTGCCAAATAA